The Aphis gossypii isolate Hap1 chromosome 3, ASM2018417v2, whole genome shotgun sequence genome includes a region encoding these proteins:
- the LOC114127660 gene encoding hepatic leukemia factor-like isoform X2: MYEAKCIVMDYQHHNAQLQAQTQQHLQQLQSLAPDSTRWNQYQQFWRHQMLMNGKACGVPRDGNTDKKEETELLWTNVVESQSAFLGPNLWDNKTIPYDNDLKYCDLDEFLSENGLPVEGDHQNGTAAGNVNPGTIVAVGHQGGPIMPGANNRLSSPPPPASIHPIQHLQTNGVAGVGVILTKREPSPSPSEPLSPITINPASPADSTLSFASSSRDFDPRTRPFSDEELKPQPMVKKSRKQFVPDGLKDEKYWARRRKNNMAAKRSRDARRMKENQIALRAGFLEKENMGLRQEMERLKKENLALRDRLSKFEM, from the exons atgtacgAAGCGAAGTGCATTGTAATGGACTATCAGCACCATAATGCTCAACTGCAGGCGCAGACACAGCAACACCTACAGCAACTCCAATCTTTAGCTCCGGACTCGACCAGATGGAATCAGTACCAACAGTTTTGGCGACATCAGATGCTAATGAAtg GTAAAGCTTGTGGAGTGCCCAGAGATGGTAATACTGATAAAAAAGAAGAAACTGAGCTTTTGTGGACTAACGTCGTAGAATCTCAGTCAGCATTTCTGGGACCTAATCTTTGGGACAACAAAACCATACCATACGACAATGACCTCAAG TATTGCGACCTCGACGAATTCCTGTCCGAAAACGGATTGCCGGTGGAAGGCGACCATCAGAACGGAACGGCCGCGGGCAACGTCAATCCGGGCACCATAGTGGCGGTCGGCCATCAGGGTGGCCCGATCATGCCGGGCGCCAACAACCGTTtgtcgtcgccgccgccgccggctTCCATCCACCCGATCCAACACTTGCAGACAAACGGCGTGGCCGGCGTCGGAGTCATACTGACCAAGCGCGAACCGTCACCGTCGCCCAGCGAACCGCTCAGCCCGATCACCATAAACCCGGCATCGCCAGCAGATTCAA CATTGTCGTTCGCGTCGTCCAGCAGAGATTTCGACCCGAGAACAAGGCCGTTTTCCGACGAGGAACTGAAGCCGCAGCCAATGGTAAAGAAATCAAGGAAACAG tttGTACCGGATGGGCTGAAAGATGAGAAATACTGGGCCAGGCGTAGAAAAAACAACATGGCGGCAAAGCGATCGAGAGACGCGAGACGAATGAAAGAGAACCAAATTGCATTGAGAGCAGGGTTTTTAGAAAAAGAG AACATGGGCCTTCGACAAGAGATGGAACGTTTAAAGAAAGAAAATTTAGCACTCCGAGATCGTCTTTCAAAGTTCGAGATGTAG
- the LOC114127660 gene encoding hepatic leukemia factor-like isoform X5, with protein sequence MYEAKCIVMDYQHHNAQLQAQTQQHLQQLQSLAPDSTRWNQYQQFWRHQMLMNGKACGVPRDGNTDKKEETELLWTNVVESQSAFLGPNLWDNKTIPYDNDLKYCDLDEFLSENGLPVEGDHQNGTAAGNVNPGTIVAVGHQGGPIMPGANNRLSSPPPPASIHPIQHLQTNGVAGVGVILTKREPSPSPSEPLSPITINPASPADSTLSFASSSRDFDPRTRPFSDEELKPQPMFVPDGLKDEKYWARRRKNNMAAKRSRDARRMKENQIALRAGFLEKENMGLRQEMERLKKENLALRDRLSKFEM encoded by the exons atgtacgAAGCGAAGTGCATTGTAATGGACTATCAGCACCATAATGCTCAACTGCAGGCGCAGACACAGCAACACCTACAGCAACTCCAATCTTTAGCTCCGGACTCGACCAGATGGAATCAGTACCAACAGTTTTGGCGACATCAGATGCTAATGAAtg GTAAAGCTTGTGGAGTGCCCAGAGATGGTAATACTGATAAAAAAGAAGAAACTGAGCTTTTGTGGACTAACGTCGTAGAATCTCAGTCAGCATTTCTGGGACCTAATCTTTGGGACAACAAAACCATACCATACGACAATGACCTCAAG TATTGCGACCTCGACGAATTCCTGTCCGAAAACGGATTGCCGGTGGAAGGCGACCATCAGAACGGAACGGCCGCGGGCAACGTCAATCCGGGCACCATAGTGGCGGTCGGCCATCAGGGTGGCCCGATCATGCCGGGCGCCAACAACCGTTtgtcgtcgccgccgccgccggctTCCATCCACCCGATCCAACACTTGCAGACAAACGGCGTGGCCGGCGTCGGAGTCATACTGACCAAGCGCGAACCGTCACCGTCGCCCAGCGAACCGCTCAGCCCGATCACCATAAACCCGGCATCGCCAGCAGATTCAA CATTGTCGTTCGCGTCGTCCAGCAGAGATTTCGACCCGAGAACAAGGCCGTTTTCCGACGAGGAACTGAAGCCGCAGCCAATG tttGTACCGGATGGGCTGAAAGATGAGAAATACTGGGCCAGGCGTAGAAAAAACAACATGGCGGCAAAGCGATCGAGAGACGCGAGACGAATGAAAGAGAACCAAATTGCATTGAGAGCAGGGTTTTTAGAAAAAGAG AACATGGGCCTTCGACAAGAGATGGAACGTTTAAAGAAAGAAAATTTAGCACTCCGAGATCGTCTTTCAAAGTTCGAGATGTAG
- the LOC114127660 gene encoding hepatic leukemia factor-like isoform X7 codes for MIQNRQVKQQSPMSNNQWTASNHEYYPSKTYLIPIPGKACGVPRDGNTDKKEETELLWTNVVESQSAFLGPNLWDNKTIPYDNDLKYCDLDEFLSENGLPVEGDHQNGTAAGNVNPGTIVAVGHQGGPIMPGANNRLSSPPPPASIHPIQHLQTNGVAGVGVILTKREPSPSPSEPLSPITINPASPADSTLSFASSSRDFDPRTRPFSDEELKPQPMVKKSRKQFVPDGLKDEKYWARRRKNNMAAKRSRDARRMKENQIALRAGFLEKENMGLRQEMERLKKENLALRDRLSKFEM; via the exons ATGATACAAAACCGTCAAGTGAAACAACAGTCACCGATGTCAAATAACCAATGGACCGCTTCTAATCATGAGTACTACCCGTCAAAGACTTACCTCATACCCATACCAG GTAAAGCTTGTGGAGTGCCCAGAGATGGTAATACTGATAAAAAAGAAGAAACTGAGCTTTTGTGGACTAACGTCGTAGAATCTCAGTCAGCATTTCTGGGACCTAATCTTTGGGACAACAAAACCATACCATACGACAATGACCTCAAG TATTGCGACCTCGACGAATTCCTGTCCGAAAACGGATTGCCGGTGGAAGGCGACCATCAGAACGGAACGGCCGCGGGCAACGTCAATCCGGGCACCATAGTGGCGGTCGGCCATCAGGGTGGCCCGATCATGCCGGGCGCCAACAACCGTTtgtcgtcgccgccgccgccggctTCCATCCACCCGATCCAACACTTGCAGACAAACGGCGTGGCCGGCGTCGGAGTCATACTGACCAAGCGCGAACCGTCACCGTCGCCCAGCGAACCGCTCAGCCCGATCACCATAAACCCGGCATCGCCAGCAGATTCAA CATTGTCGTTCGCGTCGTCCAGCAGAGATTTCGACCCGAGAACAAGGCCGTTTTCCGACGAGGAACTGAAGCCGCAGCCAATGGTAAAGAAATCAAGGAAACAG tttGTACCGGATGGGCTGAAAGATGAGAAATACTGGGCCAGGCGTAGAAAAAACAACATGGCGGCAAAGCGATCGAGAGACGCGAGACGAATGAAAGAGAACCAAATTGCATTGAGAGCAGGGTTTTTAGAAAAAGAG AACATGGGCCTTCGACAAGAGATGGAACGTTTAAAGAAAGAAAATTTAGCACTCCGAGATCGTCTTTCAAAGTTCGAGATGTAG